Proteins from a single region of Halorubrum sp. 2020YC2:
- the rpl4p gene encoding 50S ribosomal protein L4, translating into MNATVHDLDGDEAGSVELPAVFDTAFRPDLIGRAVGAAQANRKQAYGADEFAGLRTPAESFGSGRGLAHVPRSENVARRVPHAVSGRAAHPPKAEKDQTKKLNDKERQFAIRSAIAATTDAELVAERGHAFDDDLDLPLVVSDEFEDLNKTQEALGVLEAVGADADIERAEEGRSVRAGQGKARGRKYRQPKSVLVVTSEEPSRAARNLAGVDVATAAEVNAEDLAPGAHPGRLTLWTESAVSEVADR; encoded by the coding sequence ATGAACGCAACAGTACACGACCTGGACGGCGACGAGGCGGGCAGCGTCGAGCTGCCGGCCGTCTTCGACACCGCGTTCCGACCGGACCTCATCGGTCGCGCGGTCGGCGCCGCTCAGGCCAACCGAAAGCAGGCCTACGGGGCAGACGAGTTCGCCGGGCTGCGGACGCCCGCCGAATCGTTCGGCTCCGGCCGCGGGCTCGCGCACGTGCCGCGTTCCGAGAATGTCGCCCGTCGCGTCCCGCACGCCGTGTCGGGCCGCGCCGCGCACCCGCCGAAGGCCGAGAAGGACCAGACGAAGAAACTGAACGACAAGGAGCGACAGTTCGCCATCCGGTCGGCCATCGCGGCCACGACCGACGCCGAGCTGGTCGCCGAGCGCGGCCACGCGTTCGACGACGACCTCGACCTCCCGCTCGTCGTGAGCGACGAGTTCGAGGACCTCAACAAGACCCAGGAGGCTCTGGGCGTGCTCGAAGCCGTCGGCGCCGACGCCGACATCGAACGCGCCGAGGAGGGCCGCTCCGTCCGCGCCGGACAGGGGAAGGCCCGCGGCCGCAAGTACCGTCAGCCGAAGTCCGTGCTCGTCGTCACCAGCGAGGAGCCGTCCCGCGCCGCCCGCAACCTAGCGGGCGTCGACGTCGCGACTGCCGCCGAGGTCAACGCGGAGGACCTCGCGCCGGGCGCGCACCCGGGCCGACTCACGCTGTGGACCGAAAGCGCCGTCTCGGAGGTGGCCGACCGATGA
- a CDS encoding 50S ribosomal protein L23, with the protein MNSIIEHPIVTEQAMNEMDFNNKLLFLVDVDATKPEISSEVAERYDVGVVGVNTQVTPQGEKKAIVTLSEDDDATEIASRIGVF; encoded by the coding sequence ATGAACTCGATCATCGAGCATCCGATCGTCACCGAGCAGGCGATGAACGAGATGGACTTCAACAACAAGCTGCTGTTCCTCGTCGACGTGGACGCGACCAAGCCGGAGATCAGCTCCGAGGTCGCGGAGCGCTACGACGTGGGCGTCGTCGGCGTCAACACACAGGTGACGCCGCAGGGCGAGAAGAAGGCGATCGTCACCCTGTCGGAAGACGACGACGCGACCGAAATCGCCTCGCGCATCGGGGTGTTCTGA
- a CDS encoding 50S ribosomal protein L2 encodes MGRRIQGQRRGRGGPTFRAPSHRYKAELSHKKLEDVDTITGEIVGIEHDPARSAPLAEVEFEDDDRRLVLAPEGVRVGETIQVGVSAEIKPGNTLPLAEIPEGVPVCNVESNRGDGGKFARASGVSATLLTHDRDVAVVQLPSGEVKRLDPQCRATIGVVAGGGRTEKPFVKAGNKHHKMKARGTKYPRVRGVAMNAVDHPFGGGGRQHPGQPKSVSRNAPPGRKVGDIASKRTGRGSNK; translated from the coding sequence ATGGGACGACGAATTCAAGGACAACGGCGCGGACGCGGCGGCCCGACGTTTCGGGCCCCCTCGCACCGTTACAAGGCGGAACTGTCGCACAAGAAGCTCGAAGACGTGGACACGATCACCGGCGAGATCGTCGGGATCGAACACGACCCGGCCCGCTCGGCCCCCCTCGCGGAGGTCGAGTTCGAGGACGACGACCGTCGGCTCGTGCTCGCGCCGGAAGGCGTGCGCGTGGGCGAGACGATTCAGGTCGGCGTCTCCGCGGAGATCAAGCCGGGCAACACGCTCCCGCTGGCGGAGATCCCCGAGGGCGTCCCGGTCTGTAACGTCGAGAGCAACCGCGGGGACGGCGGGAAGTTCGCGCGCGCCTCCGGCGTGTCCGCGACGCTCCTCACCCACGACCGCGACGTCGCGGTCGTCCAGCTTCCCAGCGGCGAAGTGAAGCGACTCGACCCGCAGTGCCGCGCCACGATCGGCGTGGTCGCGGGCGGCGGCCGGACGGAGAAGCCCTTCGTCAAGGCCGGCAACAAGCACCACAAGATGAAAGCGCGGGGGACCAAATACCCGCGCGTGCGCGGCGTCGCGATGAACGCCGTCGACCACCCCTTCGGTGGCGGTGGTCGCCAACACCCCGGCCAGCCGAAGTCCGTCTCGCGGAACGCCCCGCCGGGACGGAAGGTCGGTGACATCGCATCCAAGCGCACCGGACGAGGTAGCAACAAATGA
- a CDS encoding 30S ribosomal protein S19, with the protein MSSDYRTGREGKEFAYRGHSLDELQEMDVDEVAELLPARQRRSIVRGLSTEQQKLLETVRSRDKETTADDPIRTHLRDMPILPEFVGVTFSVYNGHSFERVQVEPEMIGHYLGEFHLTRSTVEHGQAGIGATRSSKFVPLK; encoded by the coding sequence ATGAGTTCAGATTACCGTACCGGCCGCGAGGGCAAGGAGTTCGCCTACCGCGGTCACTCGCTCGACGAGCTGCAGGAGATGGACGTAGACGAGGTCGCGGAACTGCTCCCCGCACGCCAGCGGCGAAGCATCGTTCGCGGACTCAGCACCGAACAGCAGAAGCTGCTGGAGACGGTGCGGAGCCGCGACAAGGAGACGACGGCGGACGACCCGATCCGGACGCACCTGCGCGACATGCCGATCCTGCCGGAGTTCGTCGGCGTCACCTTCTCCGTGTACAACGGACACAGCTTCGAGCGCGTCCAGGTCGAGCCCGAGATGATCGGGCACTACCTCGGTGAGTTCCACCTCACGCGAAGCACCGTCGAACACGGTCAGGCCGGCATCGGCGCGACCCGGTCCTCGAAGTTCGTGCCCCTCAAGTAA
- a CDS encoding 50S ribosomal protein L22: MGINYSVEADPETTAKGMLRDRPISVKDSKEISREIKGETVADAEEFLHEVIDEETSVPMRQHNAGAGHRSDIDGWDAGRYPEKAAKDFLKLLENVKNNADEQGFDGEEMVIKHVAPHKVGERPGRNPRAAGATEWNTTLADVELIIEEPEADN, encoded by the coding sequence ATGGGAATCAACTACAGCGTCGAGGCCGACCCGGAGACCACCGCCAAGGGGATGCTCCGCGACCGGCCCATCAGCGTGAAGGACAGCAAGGAGATCTCCCGAGAGATCAAAGGCGAGACGGTCGCCGACGCGGAGGAGTTCCTCCACGAAGTGATCGACGAGGAGACCTCGGTGCCGATGCGCCAGCACAACGCCGGCGCGGGCCACCGCTCCGACATCGACGGCTGGGACGCGGGACGGTACCCCGAGAAGGCCGCCAAGGACTTCCTCAAGCTCTTGGAGAACGTCAAGAACAACGCCGACGAACAGGGGTTCGACGGCGAGGAGATGGTCATCAAACACGTCGCGCCCCACAAGGTCGGGGAACGGCCCGGCCGGAACCCCCGCGCCGCGGGCGCGACGGAGTGGAACACCACCCTCGCGGACGTCGAACTGATCATCGAGGAGCCGGAGGCTGACAACTAA
- a CDS encoding 30S ribosomal protein S3 produces MADEHQFIEDGLRRSQINEFFADELGRAGYGGMDVAQTPMGTQIVLKAEKPGMVIGKGGKNIRKITTELEDRFDMDDPQIDVQEVDEPDLNAQIVADRLANALERGWYFRKAGHTTIDRIMDAGALGAEIVLSGKVTGARSRVEKFNRGYIKHNGEPAEEVVDHGQGVAVMKLGTIGVNVKIIPPGATLPDDFEVREDAEVPEVEQAAAAGDDEGVEALLEEEPEEVPDVGDDEDVDLPDEDPAEVIDEEVVEEVVEETQDTAAEATDVAAEEPVDEDVEADELDELDEEIESEAADLVAEMEAADEEDEEDE; encoded by the coding sequence ATGGCTGACGAACACCAATTCATCGAGGACGGCCTTCGCCGTTCCCAGATCAACGAGTTCTTTGCGGACGAGCTCGGCCGCGCCGGCTACGGCGGGATGGACGTGGCCCAGACGCCGATGGGCACACAGATCGTCTTAAAGGCCGAAAAGCCCGGCATGGTGATCGGGAAGGGCGGGAAGAACATCCGCAAGATCACCACCGAGCTCGAGGACCGCTTCGACATGGACGACCCGCAGATCGACGTTCAGGAGGTCGACGAGCCGGACCTGAACGCCCAGATCGTTGCGGACCGTCTCGCGAACGCCTTAGAACGCGGCTGGTACTTCCGGAAGGCCGGTCACACGACGATCGACCGGATCATGGACGCGGGCGCGCTGGGCGCCGAGATCGTCCTGTCCGGGAAGGTCACCGGCGCGCGTTCGCGCGTCGAGAAGTTCAACCGCGGCTACATCAAGCACAACGGCGAGCCGGCGGAGGAGGTCGTCGACCACGGCCAGGGCGTCGCCGTCATGAAGCTCGGGACGATCGGCGTCAACGTGAAGATCATCCCGCCGGGCGCGACGCTCCCGGACGACTTCGAGGTCCGCGAGGACGCCGAGGTGCCGGAGGTCGAGCAGGCGGCGGCCGCCGGCGACGACGAGGGCGTCGAGGCCCTCCTCGAGGAGGAGCCGGAGGAGGTCCCCGACGTGGGCGACGACGAGGACGTCGACCTCCCCGACGAGGACCCCGCGGAGGTCATCGACGAGGAGGTCGTCGAAGAGGTCGTCGAGGAGACGCAGGACACGGCCGCCGAGGCGACCGACGTCGCCGCGGAGGAGCCGGTCGACGAGGACGTCGAGGCGGACGAGCTCGACGAGCTCGACGAAGAGATCGAATCCGAGGCGGCCGACCTCGTCGCGGAGATGGAGGCGGCCGACGAGGAAGACGAGGAGGACGAGTAA
- the rpmC gene encoding 50S ribosomal protein L29: MAILYTDEIRDMTAAEREVELEELETELLNSKAQRAAGGMPESPGRVNELKKTIARIKTIQAEEGDFDEEQ, translated from the coding sequence ATGGCGATCCTCTACACCGACGAGATCCGCGACATGACCGCGGCGGAGCGGGAGGTCGAACTCGAGGAGCTCGAGACCGAGCTGCTCAACTCGAAGGCGCAGCGGGCGGCCGGCGGCATGCCGGAGAGCCCGGGGCGCGTCAACGAGCTGAAGAAGACCATCGCGCGGATCAAGACGATTCAGGCGGAAGAAGGCGACTTCGACGAGGAACAGTGA
- a CDS encoding ribonuclease P protein component 1, with protein sequence MISPDTLVRHELLGLPVRVVDADSDARVGIAGRVLDETFGTLVVRTGSGDKRVPKSGATFEFGVVETPTARTDEAAGDGQSPGSASQLGSDTTGVRPRQSGPSGSTSAVDGDCAGPASRRGECKDAVYATVDGDRLRHRPAERTERGATQWR encoded by the coding sequence ATGATCTCCCCCGACACACTCGTTCGACACGAACTCCTCGGCCTCCCGGTTCGGGTGGTCGACGCCGACAGCGACGCCCGCGTGGGCATCGCCGGTCGCGTGCTCGACGAGACGTTCGGCACCCTCGTGGTCCGGACGGGGTCGGGGGACAAGCGCGTGCCCAAGTCGGGCGCGACGTTCGAGTTCGGCGTCGTCGAGACGCCGACCGCTCGCACAGATGAAGCCGCCGGCGACGGGCAGTCGCCGGGGTCCGCGTCCCAACTCGGGTCGGATACTACGGGGGTTCGCCCCCGTCAGTCTGGCCCGTCCGGGTCCACAAGCGCCGTCGACGGTGACTGCGCGGGTCCGGCGAGCCGACGAGGCGAGTGCAAAGACGCGGTCTACGCGACGGTGGATGGCGATCGGTTGCGACATCGGCCCGCCGAACGCACCGAACGAGGTGCCACACAATGGCGATAG
- a CDS encoding 30S ribosomal protein S17, with protein sequence MAIGIDVPTPPEPDNPEDYDYEKCPFYGQLSVRGQTREGTVVSTDMAKTVIVEREYDVFVPKYDRYMKRRSRIPAHVPGVLDSLEVGDEVKIAETRPLSKTKSHVVVENLSGDL encoded by the coding sequence ATGGCGATAGGAATCGACGTACCCACGCCTCCGGAGCCAGACAACCCGGAGGATTACGACTACGAGAAGTGCCCGTTCTACGGGCAGCTCTCCGTCCGCGGCCAGACCCGCGAGGGGACGGTCGTGTCGACGGATATGGCAAAGACCGTCATCGTCGAGCGAGAGTACGACGTGTTCGTACCGAAATACGACCGGTACATGAAGCGTCGCTCGCGCATCCCGGCCCACGTGCCGGGCGTGCTCGACTCGCTCGAAGTCGGTGACGAAGTGAAAATCGCGGAGACGCGACCGCTCTCGAAGACGAAGTCCCACGTCGTCGTCGAGAACCTGTCGGGTGATCTGTGA
- a CDS encoding 50S ribosomal protein L14 has translation MEALKADVTQGLSKGSLITCADNTGARELKVISVSGYSGTKNRHPKAGIGDKVTVSVTKGTPEMRRQVLEAVVVRQRKPIRRPDGTRVKFEDNAAVIIDDLEEPRGTEIKGPVAREVAERFGSIASTATMIV, from the coding sequence ATGGAGGCGCTCAAGGCCGACGTCACGCAGGGGCTCTCGAAGGGCTCGCTGATCACGTGCGCCGACAACACCGGCGCCCGTGAGCTGAAGGTGATCTCCGTGTCGGGCTACTCCGGCACGAAGAACCGCCACCCGAAGGCAGGTATCGGCGACAAGGTGACCGTCTCGGTCACGAAAGGGACCCCGGAGATGCGGCGGCAGGTGCTGGAGGCGGTCGTCGTCCGCCAGCGCAAGCCGATCCGCCGTCCGGACGGCACGCGCGTGAAGTTCGAGGACAACGCGGCCGTCATCATCGACGACCTCGAGGAGCCGCGGGGCACGGAGATCAAAGGCCCCGTCGCCCGCGAGGTCGCCGAACGGTTCGGGAGCATCGCCTCGACCGCGACGATGATCGTCTAA
- the rplX gene encoding 50S ribosomal protein L24, with the protein MTKQPRKQRKRSETAPLHERQNQVRATLTEDLREEYGQRNVRVNAGDTVEVLRGDAAGTEAEVVSVDLSAERITVEGVTVEKADGEEVPRPIPASNVRVTELDLEDERREARLQEDNE; encoded by the coding sequence ATGACGAAACAGCCACGCAAACAGCGAAAACGGTCGGAGACCGCGCCGCTCCACGAGCGGCAGAATCAGGTCCGGGCCACCCTCACCGAGGATCTCCGCGAGGAGTACGGACAGCGGAACGTCCGCGTCAACGCCGGCGACACCGTCGAGGTGCTTCGCGGCGACGCGGCCGGCACGGAGGCGGAGGTCGTCTCCGTCGACCTGTCCGCCGAGCGGATCACGGTCGAGGGCGTCACCGTCGAGAAGGCGGACGGGGAGGAGGTTCCCCGCCCCATCCCGGCGAGCAACGTCCGGGTGACCGAACTGGACCTGGAAGACGAGCGCCGCGAGGCGCGGCTCCAGGAGGATAACGAATGA
- a CDS encoding 30S ribosomal protein S4e translates to MTRHQKRLSVPNSWPVERKTDTFTVKAGAGPHGEAGVPLVVLLRDVLGYVDSTKEARYALNNDSILVNGDAISDEQRPIGMFDILAFPERGEFFRVFPDEGGRLALTPVDEEAAGSRLGKITNKTVVPGGVVQLTLHDGTNVRVDDDADYDTNDSIVVDNETKEIVAHFEYEEGALVTAVAGQHAGQIGEIDDIDVTLGSGDNTVTVASEDGGYETVEEYVVVIDENFTDDDEAGDSDE, encoded by the coding sequence ATGACGCGACACCAGAAGCGACTGTCAGTACCGAACTCCTGGCCGGTCGAGCGCAAGACGGACACGTTCACGGTGAAGGCGGGCGCGGGCCCGCACGGCGAGGCGGGCGTTCCGCTCGTCGTCCTGCTGCGGGACGTGCTCGGCTACGTCGACTCGACGAAGGAGGCGCGCTACGCGCTGAACAACGACTCGATCCTCGTCAACGGGGACGCAATCTCGGACGAGCAGCGTCCGATCGGGATGTTCGACATCCTGGCGTTCCCCGAGCGCGGGGAGTTCTTCCGCGTCTTCCCCGACGAGGGCGGTCGGCTCGCGCTGACCCCCGTCGACGAGGAGGCCGCGGGCAGCCGGCTCGGGAAGATCACGAACAAGACCGTCGTCCCCGGCGGGGTCGTCCAGCTGACGCTCCACGACGGGACGAACGTCCGCGTCGACGACGACGCGGACTACGACACGAACGACTCGATCGTCGTCGACAACGAGACGAAGGAGATCGTCGCCCACTTCGAGTACGAGGAGGGCGCCTTAGTCACCGCCGTCGCCGGCCAGCACGCCGGCCAGATCGGCGAGATCGACGACATCGACGTGACGCTCGGCTCCGGAGACAACACCGTGACCGTCGCAAGCGAGGACGGCGGCTACGAGACGGTCGAGGAGTACGTCGTCGTGATCGACGAGAACTTCACGGACGACGACGAGGCGGGTGATTCGGATGAGTGA
- a CDS encoding 50S ribosomal protein L5, with protein sequence MSEAESADHEMREPYLEKVVVHMGVGQGGEPLADAEEIIEEITGQQSVRTTSKRTIAEFGIRKGDPIGVKVTLRGEDAHAFLETALELVEIGRSQFDDTGNLSFGVEDHTDFPSQEYDPNTGIYGLDVTTTIVRPGYRVSKRDKATGTIPARHRMTAEDAAAFLETNFDVEVTE encoded by the coding sequence ATGAGTGAAGCCGAAAGCGCCGACCACGAGATGCGCGAGCCGTACCTCGAGAAGGTCGTCGTCCACATGGGCGTCGGGCAGGGCGGTGAACCCCTCGCCGACGCCGAGGAGATCATCGAGGAGATCACGGGCCAGCAGTCGGTCCGGACCACCTCGAAGCGCACCATCGCCGAGTTCGGGATCCGCAAGGGCGACCCGATCGGCGTGAAGGTGACGCTGCGGGGCGAGGACGCGCACGCGTTCCTCGAGACCGCGCTGGAGCTGGTCGAGATCGGCCGGAGCCAGTTCGACGACACGGGTAACCTCAGCTTCGGGGTCGAGGACCACACCGACTTCCCGAGCCAGGAGTACGATCCCAACACCGGGATCTACGGCCTCGACGTGACGACGACGATCGTCCGTCCCGGCTACCGCGTCTCGAAGCGCGACAAGGCGACGGGGACCATCCCCGCTCGCCACCGGATGACAGCCGAGGACGCGGCCGCGTTCCTCGAAACGAACTTCGATGTCGAGGTAACCGAATGA
- a CDS encoding 30S ribosomal protein S14, translating to MSEANNDTGEHAAKRTDSRHTCRRCDREQGLVGKYDINLCRQCFREVARDMGFEKYS from the coding sequence ATGAGCGAAGCGAACAACGACACGGGCGAGCACGCCGCGAAGCGCACCGACTCCCGGCACACGTGCCGGCGGTGCGACCGCGAGCAGGGACTCGTCGGCAAGTACGACATCAACCTCTGCCGGCAGTGCTTCCGCGAGGTCGCCCGAGACATGGGATTCGAGAAGTACAGCTGA
- a CDS encoding 30S ribosomal protein S8: MTGNDPFTNALAGMDNAESVGHLSYTVEPASNIIGSVLEVLYDRGYVGGFEYVDDGKAGKFEVELKGAINECGAVKPRYSAGADEFEKWEKRYLPARDYGTLIVTTSHGVMSHYEAREEGIGGQVIAYVY, translated from the coding sequence ATGACGGGAAACGATCCATTCACCAACGCGCTCGCCGGCATGGACAACGCCGAGAGCGTTGGCCACCTGTCGTACACGGTAGAGCCCGCTTCGAACATCATCGGCTCCGTCCTCGAGGTCCTCTACGACCGCGGGTACGTCGGCGGCTTCGAGTACGTCGACGACGGGAAGGCCGGGAAGTTCGAGGTCGAACTGAAAGGCGCGATCAACGAGTGTGGCGCCGTCAAGCCCCGCTACTCGGCGGGTGCGGACGAGTTCGAGAAGTGGGAGAAGCGATACCTCCCCGCCCGTGACTACGGGACCCTCATCGTCACGACGAGCCACGGCGTCATGAGCCACTACGAGGCCCGCGAGGAGGGCATCGGCGGCCAAGTGATCGCATACGTCTACTAA